In the Gracilimonas sp. genome, TCGTCTATTACCTCATTCCGAAAAGGATTGGTCGTTTTTCAGTTCTGTATTTCCACTGCCCTGATTTTCGCCACCATCATCATTACGCAACAGCTCGATTATATACAGAACAAAAAACTTGGCTTTGACAAAGAACAGGTTATGATTATGCCTATTCGCGAAACTGCCAACCAGTTTAACATCTCTACACTGAAAGAGGAAATCGAGCGAATACCTGGAGTTCAATCAGCTTCGGCGGCTTCAGGATTACCAGGTATAAAATCCGGAATCCATGGCTTTATGGTCACTCCTGCAGATAACCCTGCTGATTCTGTTGGGATGCAAACGCTTACTGTTGACCACGATTATCTGCAAACACTCGGGTTAAACCTGATCAAAGGGCGTGATTTCTCAGAGGCATTCTCCACTGATGAAGACCATGCATTCATCATCAATGAAACAGCTGCCAGGCGACTTGGCTGGACTGAAAACCCGCTGGATCAAGAATTAGCACTTAGTTTCTATACAACCGACCTGGTTCGTAAAAAAGGAAAGGTAATCGGTGTGGTTGAAGATTTTCAGTATAACTCTCTCCACAATGACATAAATCCGGTCGTTATTCATGTTTTCAAACGAACCTTTTACCATGATTATTTATCGGTCAAACTTTCTTCTGATAACATCAGGGGTGTGGCTGCCGATATTGAAGAAAAGTGGAGTGCATTCAACCCGGAAAGACCCTTCGAATACTTTTTTCTGGATACCACGTTCGATAGCATGTATCGCTCTGAGGCTAAGCTCAGTAGTATATTTAAGGTTTTTGCATTCATCGCCATATTGATTGCTTGCCTTGGCTTACTTGGACTTGCTTCTTACAGTATTCAGCAACGGGTGAAAGAAATTGGCATCCGTAAAGTAATGGGAGCAAAAATCAGTGATATAGTAATGCTGCTTGGTAAAGATTTTACACTCTTGGTAGTCATTGCACAGGTGCTCGCCCTTCCCCTGGTTTACATTTTCATGAACCACTGGTTAAACAACTTTACTGCCCAAACTTCCGTCTCACTTTGGGTCTTTATTCTATGTTCAGCAGCGGTGCTTGCTGTTTCATGGCTGACAATCGGTTTACAATCTATAAAAGCTGCCCTCGCAAATCCGGTTCAATCCTTAAGAAGTGAATGATTATGCTTAGAAATTATTTCAAAATTGCGTTCAGAAACCTTACCCGGCAGAAACTCTACGCTTCTATCAATATCTTTGGGTTGGCTTTAGGCCTTGCGAGCTTTTTTGTGATTGGGACATGGGTTTATCAGCAGTGGAGCTATGACCGGCATTTTGATCAATCGCAGCAGATCTACAGGGTCGGGGTAAACTTCTTTAATGTCGGCGATATGGCTGTAGGCCCTCCTGTATTTGATTCGGTTATTGAGGAATTCCCTGAAGTAGCTTTATCTACAAGTTTAGATATGATGGGACCGATTACCATTAAATATGGTGATAAGGAAATTGAACAACCCGGAACCTTTTCCGCTGATAAAGATTTCTTCGATATCTTTTCTTATCAATTCTTAGTAGGCAACCCTGAAAATGCTCTTGATGAACCAAATCAAGTTGTTTTATCTGAATCAGTTGCCCAAAAAATGTTCAGAACTACCGATGTGCTAAGCAAATCAGTATTAATTGGAGATGATGAAGTTCCGCATACAATTACCGGAGTAATACGTGAAAATTCTCTGAAAACCCACTTCACCACAAAAGTATGGCTTAGTCTTGAAAGAGACCCAGAAGCCACTTCATGGACCAGCGCCAGCATGTACAATTATGTTTTGCTGAGACCTGGATTCACTGAAGATGACTTAAAAAACAGGCTGAATAAACTCATTGAAACCCAAATTTACCCTACACTAAACCTGACTCAGCCTTATGAAGAGTGGAGTGAAACGAGCAGTGCCTATCATTTTGTGGTAAAGCCGCTTACTGACCTACACCTCAAAACCAGTCTGCGCTTTGATTTTTTTACTCCTGGTAATGCGACCAATGTATATGCTTCTGCTGCCATCGCCCTTTTCATCATTCTGCTTGCGGCCATTAACTTTATAAATATTTCAACCGCACGATCTTCCGGAAGGGCCAAAGAAGTTGGTATTCGTAAAACGCTGGGATCTAAACGCTCAGCATTAATTAAGCAGTTCCTCACCGAATCGGTCATAATCAGCTTAATCGCTTTCCTTATCGGACTGGCCCTGGGTGAACTGTTCCTGAAATTATTTGAACAATTTACGGGCATTCATCTTATGGATGCATTGCTTTTGAATTTCGGACAAGTTCTGGTATTCACAGTCGTAACTTTGCTATTGGGATTACTGGCGGGAATGTACCCGGCTTTTTATCTATCCGGATTCAACCCGATTTCTATGCTTAAGAACAATTTTGGTGGAATCAGGAAAAGTGGTTTTAGAAACGGACTGGTGATCACACAATTTACCATTGCTATCAGCTTAATCATTTCAACCATTGTAGTGTTTCAGCAAATACAATTCCTGCAGGAAAAAGACCTCGGGTTTGAAACGGAAAATGTACTGGTAGTCAATAACATCAGCAGCCTCGATAATCAACAGGAATCATTCCGGCAGGATATACTCAACCTTTCCGGGGTACAAACCGCTAGTTTCAGCCGTCGTATTCCTATTGGGGAAGGTGTTTGGGTTCGTAATTTAAAAACCCCGGAGATGTCTGAATCTACTTCCATGCAGGTGTTTTTAGGTG is a window encoding:
- a CDS encoding ABC transporter permease, encoding MLRNYFKIAFRNLTRQKLYASINIFGLALGLASFFVIGTWVYQQWSYDRHFDQSQQIYRVGVNFFNVGDMAVGPPVFDSVIEEFPEVALSTSLDMMGPITIKYGDKEIEQPGTFSADKDFFDIFSYQFLVGNPENALDEPNQVVLSESVAQKMFRTTDVLSKSVLIGDDEVPHTITGVIRENSLKTHFTTKVWLSLERDPEATSWTSASMYNYVLLRPGFTEDDLKNRLNKLIETQIYPTLNLTQPYEEWSETSSAYHFVVKPLTDLHLKTSLRFDFFTPGNATNVYASAAIALFIILLAAINFINISTARSSGRAKEVGIRKTLGSKRSALIKQFLTESVIISLIAFLIGLALGELFLKLFEQFTGIHLMDALLLNFGQVLVFTVVTLLLGLLAGMYPAFYLSGFNPISMLKNNFGGIRKSGFRNGLVITQFTIAISLIISTIVVFQQIQFLQEKDLGFETENVLVVNNISSLDNQQESFRQDILNLSGVQTASFSRRIPIGEGVWVRNLKTPEMSESTSMQVFLGDENYVGVMGFHLLEGRNFSRELASDSSAIILSTSAVKELGLTDPLGARLNDDLTVIGVVDDFNFQSLQNDIEPTAIIYSPSGGDLAIKINKANPNDLLSAIQSIWSAYDIAEPMSYFFLDEQFRQMFNNERALGKTITLFSIFALIISCLGLFGLASYICEQRAKEIGIRKVLGAAVSNLILLLNKDFTRLILISIALAVPLSYFIMNKWLANFAYKIEINPLIYLIAGLSTLLVAWVTVSGQSIKTAFLNPIKTLRSE